In Lepeophtheirus salmonis unplaced genomic scaffold, UVic_Lsal_1.4 unplaced_contig_710_pilon, whole genome shotgun sequence, the following proteins share a genomic window:
- the LOC121131473 gene encoding cuticle protein 7-like, protein MYGKLVVLCAVIACAYGDKPPAGYGAPPPPPPPPPPPSYGAPAPPPPPPPAPIPPYAYNYAVLDAESGNDFSAEEEAKDGAVAGQYKVLRADGKIMTVTYTVEGDSGFVAEVVTELPPPPPPPAYGAPPAPLPSYA, encoded by the coding sequence ATGTACGGAAAATTAGTCGTTCTTTGCGCTGTCATTGCTTGTGCCTATGGAGACAAGCCTCCAGCAGGATATGGAGCCCCTCCCCCACCTCCTCCCCCTCCTCCTCCACCCAGCTATGGTGCACCTGCTCCACCTCCTCCACCACCACCTGCACCCATCCCACCATATGCTTACAACTACGCTGTTCTTGATGCCGAATCTGGAAACGACTTTAGTGCTGAAGAAGAGGCTAAGGATGGAGCAGTCGCTGGCCAATACAAAGTCTTGCGTGCTGATGGCAAAATCATGACTGTCACCTACACTGTTGAAGGAGACAGtggatttgttgcagaggtTGTGACTGAACTTCCTccacctcctcctcctccaGCCTATGGTGCTCCTCCAGCTCCATTGCCTTCTTATGCTTAA
- the LOC121131475 gene encoding cuticle protein 8-like, which translates to MYSNAILIFALVVYAYGDQPPPPPPPPPPLPPPPPAPIPPYAYNYAVLDAESGNDFSAEQEAKHRSVAGQYKVLRADGKIMTVSYTAKGDSGFVAEVVTELPPPAYGAPPAPFLYNMMK; encoded by the coding sequence atgtattcaaatgcCATTCTTATTTTCGCCCTCGTTGTATATGCATATGGAGATCAACCTCCCccacctcctcctcctccaCCACCTCTTCCTCCTCCACCTCCTGCTCCAATCCCACCATATGCCTATAACTACGCCGTTCTTGATGCCGAATCTGGAAACGACTTCAGTGCTGAACAAGAAGCTAAGCATAGATCCGTCGCTGGTCAATACAAGGTCTTGAGAGCTGATGGCAAAATAATGACTGTTTCCTACACTGCTAAAGGAGACAGTGGTTTTGTTGCCGAAGTTGTGACCGAACTTCCTCCTCCAGCATATGGTGCCCCTCCAGCtccatttttgtataatatgatgaaataa